One Hugenholtzia roseola DSM 9546 genomic window carries:
- a CDS encoding DUF2452 domain-containing protein gives MDKPKPSFSLSDLQNPDFENPIDKDKIAENPAFLPYAHQVGSAVIKPTKRGVIKARALSAMEEQTQMQLDQIKAQIDLLAQQARGLQERALISQLIYEAEMSFEPLISHTYSLYQRKNGVYVLSMIAPEQWNKLPFTFIAKVKLLADHTWQVVEKGDFEQFWAQAQAQ, from the coding sequence ATGGACAAACCGAAGCCTTCTTTTTCTCTTTCCGACCTACAAAATCCTGATTTTGAAAATCCCATCGATAAAGATAAAATTGCAGAAAATCCTGCCTTTTTGCCCTACGCCCATCAGGTGGGAAGTGCTGTTATCAAGCCTACTAAAAGGGGTGTGATAAAGGCACGCGCCCTTAGTGCTATGGAGGAGCAAACGCAGATGCAGCTCGACCAAATCAAAGCACAAATAGATTTGCTTGCACAGCAGGCACGCGGTTTGCAGGAGCGTGCCTTGATTTCACAACTTATTTATGAGGCTGAAATGAGTTTTGAACCCCTCATTTCGCATACATATAGCCTCTATCAGCGCAAAAATGGCGTGTATGTTCTCTCTATGATTGCCCCCGAACAGTGGAATAAACTTCCTTTTACCTTTATTGCCAAAGTGAAGCTATTGGCAGACCACACATGGCAGGTAGTAGAAAAAGGCGATTTTGAGCAGTTTTGGGCGCAAGCACAAGCGCAATAG
- a CDS encoding inositol monophosphatase family protein, with the protein MAIPTPPSAHAELNLPTLTASVCDLVRKVGDFIRLEALAFGKHLVEEKSFNSLVSYVDKEAERLLVEGLQVLLPQAGLIAEEGTGERKEESYNWIIDPLDGTTNFIHGIPIYSISIALAKVTAAQSDNAPQLLKQELLLGVVLEIGRNECFYAYQNGGAWLDGSPLRVSDDKILAKALVATGFPYENFVKIEAYMNLLAHFMKNCHGLRRLGSAAVDLAYVAAGRFEGFFEYNLNPWDVAAGSLLVKEAGGIVTDFEGGQDFVFGRAILAANAHLHAQMQRLIADSFLPL; encoded by the coding sequence ATGGCAATTCCAACTCCCCCTTCTGCTCATGCCGAGCTAAACCTCCCTACCCTAACTGCCTCTGTTTGCGATTTGGTGCGAAAGGTGGGCGATTTTATCCGCCTCGAAGCCCTTGCTTTTGGCAAGCATTTGGTAGAGGAAAAGAGTTTTAATAGTCTTGTGTCTTATGTAGATAAAGAAGCCGAGCGACTTTTGGTAGAAGGCTTGCAGGTCTTGTTGCCACAGGCGGGTTTGATAGCCGAAGAAGGCACAGGGGAGCGCAAAGAGGAGAGCTATAATTGGATTATTGACCCCCTCGATGGCACTACAAATTTTATCCATGGGATTCCTATTTATAGCATCAGCATTGCCTTAGCGAAGGTTACGGCGGCGCAGTCTGATAATGCGCCACAACTTTTAAAACAAGAACTGCTTTTAGGAGTTGTCTTAGAGATTGGGCGCAATGAATGTTTTTATGCCTATCAAAATGGGGGAGCTTGGCTCGATGGTAGCCCCTTGCGTGTATCCGACGACAAAATCTTAGCAAAAGCCTTAGTAGCGACGGGCTTCCCTTATGAAAATTTTGTCAAGATAGAGGCTTATATGAACCTGCTGGCGCATTTTATGAAAAACTGTCATGGATTGCGACGTTTAGGGTCGGCAGCCGTAGATTTGGCATATGTGGCGGCAGGGCGTTTCGAGGGCTTTTTTGAGTACAATCTCAACCCTTGGGACGTGGCGGCAGGGTCGCTCTTGGTCAAGGAGGCAGGCGGTATTGTTACCGACTTTGAAGGGGGGCAGGACTTCGTCTTCGGGCGTGCAATTTTGGCTGCCAATGCCCACCTCCATGCGCAGATGCAACGGCTCATTGCCGATAGTTTTTTGCCCCTCTAA
- a CDS encoding alpha/beta hydrolase family protein has protein sequence MIQKKEFILTNKTSQRPFAFDLTFSDSLSTQPLLIFLHGFKGFKDWGDFSLLSDLWAQAGFFTLKINFSHNGTTPETPLDFTDLEAFRKNTFAKEIEDIKTVLDFILEKKAYQNYINPDQIALVGHSRGGSTALLYALQDERISKVVTWAAVGDLVGRYFNSAAPDFEAWQKEGVKFVLNGRTGQKLPVGFDLYQDYLYQKEKGNINYDLKKSIADLKIPILLLHGDTDDSVPLTEAQNLQLAQPAAELCIITQASHTFGMQHPSENESLPAAALLAAQKTAIFLKK, from the coding sequence ATGATACAAAAAAAAGAATTTATCCTAACAAACAAAACAAGCCAACGCCCTTTTGCCTTCGACCTGACCTTTTCGGATTCGCTTTCTACACAACCCTTGCTTATCTTTTTACATGGCTTCAAGGGCTTTAAAGATTGGGGCGATTTTTCGCTTTTGAGCGATTTATGGGCGCAGGCTGGCTTTTTTACGCTCAAAATCAATTTTTCTCATAATGGCACTACCCCCGAAACGCCTCTTGATTTCACCGATTTAGAAGCCTTCCGAAAGAATACATTTGCCAAAGAAATTGAAGATATAAAAACGGTTTTAGATTTTATTTTAGAAAAAAAAGCATATCAAAATTACATCAATCCCGACCAAATTGCGCTTGTAGGGCATAGTCGCGGCGGTAGTACGGCTCTTTTGTATGCTTTGCAAGATGAGCGCATTTCAAAAGTTGTTACTTGGGCAGCCGTAGGCGATTTAGTGGGGCGTTATTTCAATTCGGCTGCACCCGATTTTGAGGCTTGGCAAAAAGAAGGGGTGAAATTTGTCCTCAACGGGCGCACAGGGCAGAAACTACCCGTAGGTTTTGATTTGTATCAAGATTATTTGTACCAAAAAGAAAAAGGAAATATTAACTATGATTTGAAAAAATCTATTGCAGATTTAAAAATTCCCATCTTGCTTTTGCATGGCGACACCGACGATTCAGTTCCCCTTACCGAAGCCCAAAATCTGCAACTTGCGCAGCCTGCCGCCGAACTTTGTATCATAACACAAGCCTCTCACACTTTTGGCATGCAGCACCCTTCTGAAAATGAGAGCCTCCCTGCTGCCGCCTTGCTTGCAGCCCAAAAAACGGCGATTTTTCTAAAAAAATAA
- the bcp gene encoding thioredoxin-dependent thiol peroxidase: MPAITSLTAQTPAPDFEGKDQNGNLIKLADYKGKKVVLYFYPKDDTSGCTAQACDLRDNFEAFVEAGYQIIGVSPDDEKSHQKFIQKYNLPFPLIADTDKTIHNLYDVWHEKSMYGRKYMGTARTTFVIDEKGVIEEVITKVNTKAHAAQILPKTKS, from the coding sequence ATGCCCGCTATTACTTCACTTACGGCACAAACGCCTGCCCCCGATTTTGAGGGCAAAGACCAAAATGGCAATTTGATTAAATTAGCCGACTACAAAGGGAAAAAAGTGGTGCTCTACTTCTATCCCAAAGATGACACTTCGGGCTGCACTGCCCAAGCCTGCGATTTGCGCGATAATTTTGAAGCCTTTGTTGAAGCAGGCTATCAAATTATTGGGGTAAGCCCTGATGATGAAAAATCTCATCAAAAGTTTATTCAAAAATACAACTTACCTTTTCCGCTTATCGCTGATACGGATAAGACCATTCACAATCTCTACGACGTTTGGCACGAGAAAAGTATGTATGGGAGGAAATACATGGGAACGGCACGCACTACTTTTGTGATAGACGAAAAGGGCGTGATTGAAGAGGTCATTACCAAAGTCAATACAAAGGCGCATGCTGCCCAAATTTTACCCAAGACAAAGTCTTAA
- the fbp gene encoding class 1 fructose-bisphosphatase, whose translation MQNIMLITASSPLSVGEFFYKKTQPQASDLSLILDALTQAAKLVHVDVNRAELAGILGAIGTENVQGEEQQKLDVIANNRFIEAFTKSGLIALIGSEENEGIILTGNDGAEYVVAMDPLDGSSNIDVNVSIGTIFSIYRRKTPTNQTPTLSDLLQAGTEQVAGGYVLYGTSTLLVLTTGEGVQAFTYDLKADEFLLSNPLIQTKAEGKIFSCNEGSYHDFEEGVKNYLNHCKTQQFKGRYIGSLVADFHRNLLKGGIFLYPATPKSPQGKLRLLYECNPLAFIAEQAGGLATDGKNRILDIQPIALHQRTPYYIGSPNMVRNVMDLLQSK comes from the coding sequence ATGCAAAATATTATGCTTATTACGGCTTCCTCGCCCCTTTCGGTGGGTGAATTTTTCTACAAAAAAACACAACCGCAGGCTTCCGACCTCTCACTTATCCTTGATGCGCTCACGCAGGCTGCCAAGCTCGTGCATGTGGATGTCAATAGGGCAGAATTAGCAGGCATCTTAGGAGCTATTGGTACAGAAAATGTGCAAGGTGAAGAGCAACAAAAGTTAGATGTCATTGCGAACAATCGCTTTATCGAGGCTTTTACCAAAAGCGGACTGATTGCCCTTATTGGTTCGGAAGAAAACGAAGGCATTATCCTGACAGGCAATGATGGTGCAGAGTATGTGGTGGCAATGGACCCGCTCGATGGCTCGTCGAATATTGATGTCAATGTGTCTATCGGTACAATTTTTTCTATTTATAGGCGCAAAACGCCTACCAATCAGACCCCTACTTTGTCCGATTTATTGCAGGCAGGGACAGAGCAAGTAGCAGGGGGCTATGTTTTGTATGGCACTTCCACGCTCCTTGTCCTTACCACAGGCGAAGGCGTACAAGCCTTTACTTACGACCTCAAAGCTGACGAATTTCTACTTTCCAATCCCCTTATTCAGACCAAAGCAGAGGGCAAGATTTTCTCTTGTAATGAAGGTAGCTACCACGATTTCGAAGAGGGTGTAAAAAACTACCTCAATCACTGCAAAACGCAGCAATTTAAGGGACGTTATATCGGTTCTTTGGTTGCTGATTTTCATAGAAACCTACTCAAAGGCGGCATCTTTTTATATCCTGCCACTCCCAAATCGCCACAAGGCAAATTGCGTCTTTTGTACGAATGTAATCCCTTAGCTTTTATTGCCGAACAAGCGGGCGGCTTGGCTACCGACGGCAAAAATCGCATCTTAGACATTCAGCCCATAGCTTTGCACCAGCGCACGCCTTATTATATTGGTTCTCCTAATATGGTTAGAAATGTAATGGATTTGCTACAAAGTAAATAA
- a CDS encoding FecR family protein, whose amino-acid sequence MQEELLLALLVRYFKNETTEAETAQLLAWLAESPDNERLFKAYQEVWGQTGKLYNSYTPDVVRAWRRFENRIAQQEAEAQVARQKTVRLWKQIATWAAALFIGIALGHLSTRLSHSDTPLAQAEMQVVQSADKALILLADGTKVWLNKNSKLTYLSDFQHDRKVTLEGEAFFEVQRDENSPFRIQSGEALTTVLGTSFNIRAYPQEKEVRVTVAEGKVEVRKARGFDTQTKPQTLTANQVAIVSPSADAPVVQLENKNLNYLSWKHKKLVFENRPVGEIIDLLSEIYQIQVMVSNPEIRNCQFTGTFEESQPYEMLEVIAYSLNLDLKEKGKKYWITGSGCPAL is encoded by the coding sequence ATGCAAGAAGAATTACTATTAGCCCTTTTAGTGCGCTATTTTAAAAATGAAACTACCGAAGCCGAAACCGCCCAACTCTTGGCGTGGCTTGCCGAATCGCCTGACAACGAGCGACTTTTCAAAGCCTATCAAGAAGTTTGGGGGCAGACGGGCAAGCTCTACAATAGTTACACGCCCGACGTAGTACGCGCTTGGCGCAGATTTGAAAATCGAATCGCGCAGCAAGAAGCAGAAGCGCAGGTAGCGCGTCAGAAAACGGTACGCCTTTGGAAACAAATCGCAACTTGGGCGGCAGCCTTATTTATCGGAATAGCCCTCGGACACCTAAGCACACGCCTTTCGCACTCTGATACGCCCCTTGCGCAAGCCGAAATGCAGGTGGTACAAAGTGCAGACAAAGCCCTGATTTTATTGGCTGACGGCACAAAGGTTTGGCTCAATAAAAATTCCAAACTTACCTATCTTTCTGATTTTCAGCATGATAGGAAAGTAACCTTAGAAGGGGAGGCTTTCTTTGAAGTCCAACGCGACGAAAATAGCCCTTTCAGAATCCAGAGTGGCGAGGCACTGACTACCGTTTTGGGAACGTCTTTCAACATTCGCGCCTATCCACAAGAAAAGGAAGTGCGCGTAACGGTAGCCGAAGGCAAGGTAGAGGTCAGAAAAGCGCGTGGTTTTGATACCCAAACGAAGCCACAGACGCTAACGGCAAATCAAGTCGCGATTGTTTCGCCAAGTGCAGACGCGCCAGTGGTACAATTAGAAAACAAAAACCTCAATTATCTTTCGTGGAAGCATAAAAAATTAGTGTTCGAAAATCGCCCTGTGGGTGAAATCATAGACTTGCTTTCCGAAATTTATCAGATACAAGTAATGGTGAGCAATCCCGAAATTCGCAACTGCCAATTTACAGGCACTTTTGAAGAAAGCCAACCTTATGAAATGTTGGAAGTCATTGCTTATTCTTTGAATTTAGACCTCAAAGAAAAAGGTAAAAAATATTGGATTACGGGCAGCGGCTGTCCTGCCCTCTAA
- a CDS encoding dicarboxylate/amino acid:cation symporter, which produces MNRIPMHWQIIIGMVLGVIVGLSLSYASLSAWALDWIKPFGTVFINLLKVVAVPLVFISLVQGISSLSDIAKLSSMGLKTLGLYIATTVIAISIGLVLANVFQPGKAFPEERRAQFAAQFAQETAKRQDAAKETQKSSPLQPLVDIVPENIIKAATENRNMLQVIFFAALFGVALLMIDSQKAAPVKALFDALNDVVIKMVEVIMRGAPYGVFALMAYLIVDFAGDEPQKAVEIMKGVGTYALVVVGGLLMMVVIVYPLMVFFLAGKSPMILLKGILPAQMLAFSTSSSAATLPVTMECVHKNLGVSKEVSSFVLPMGATINMDGTSLYQGVAAIFIAQVYNMDLSLAQQLSILLTATLASVGAAAVPGAGILMLIVVLEQAGIPSEGIYLIFAIDRILDMCRTVVNVTGDASVSVVIQKTEEG; this is translated from the coding sequence ATGAACAGAATCCCGATGCATTGGCAAATTATTATAGGCATGGTCTTGGGCGTGATTGTAGGTTTATCTTTGAGTTATGCAAGCCTTAGTGCTTGGGCTTTGGATTGGATAAAACCTTTCGGTACGGTCTTTATCAATTTGCTCAAAGTGGTCGCCGTTCCGCTGGTCTTTATCTCTTTGGTACAAGGTATTAGCAGCCTTAGCGACATTGCCAAACTCTCCTCTATGGGACTCAAAACCTTGGGGCTTTATATTGCCACGACAGTTATCGCCATTTCGATAGGGCTTGTCTTGGCAAATGTCTTTCAACCAGGAAAGGCTTTTCCCGAAGAAAGACGCGCCCAATTTGCCGCCCAATTTGCACAAGAAACCGCCAAACGCCAAGATGCCGCTAAGGAAACACAGAAAAGTAGCCCCTTGCAGCCTTTGGTAGATATCGTACCTGAAAATATCATCAAGGCGGCGACAGAAAATAGGAACATGTTGCAAGTCATCTTTTTTGCCGCTCTTTTTGGCGTTGCGCTCCTGATGATTGACAGCCAAAAGGCAGCCCCTGTGAAAGCCCTTTTTGATGCCCTCAATGATGTGGTGATAAAAATGGTGGAAGTCATTATGCGCGGTGCGCCTTATGGGGTTTTTGCGCTGATGGCGTATCTGATTGTAGATTTTGCAGGGGACGAGCCGCAAAAAGCCGTAGAGATTATGAAGGGTGTAGGCACGTATGCCTTAGTGGTAGTGGGCGGCTTGCTGATGATGGTCGTGATAGTGTATCCGCTGATGGTTTTCTTTTTAGCAGGCAAATCGCCTATGATATTGCTCAAAGGCATTTTGCCTGCCCAGATGTTGGCATTTTCTACCAGTTCGAGTGCTGCTACGCTGCCCGTAACGATGGAGTGTGTGCATAAGAATTTAGGCGTTTCAAAAGAAGTGAGCAGTTTTGTCCTGCCTATGGGTGCAACCATCAACATGGACGGCACAAGTTTGTATCAGGGCGTAGCCGCCATTTTTATTGCACAGGTCTATAACATGGATTTGAGCCTTGCCCAGCAGTTGAGCATCTTACTCACAGCCACACTTGCTTCGGTAGGGGCGGCGGCAGTACCGGGGGCAGGAATTTTAATGCTTATCGTCGTTTTAGAGCAGGCAGGGATTCCCTCCGAAGGGATTTATCTTATCTTTGCCATAGATAGGATTTTGGATATGTGCCGTACCGTTGTCAATGTAACAGGTGATGCCAGCGTGTCGGTAGTGATTCAGAAAACAGAAGAGGGCTAA
- a CDS encoding PfkB family carbohydrate kinase, producing the protein MSLLVVGSVAFDAIETPFGSTDKIIGGAATFISLSASYFVKPIQLVAVVGYDFPQADIELLRKHGVDTEGLQIKADEKSFFWKGRYHNDMNSRDTLITELNVLGSFDPILPESYQTCDYLMLGNLAPQVQKTVIERLKKRPKLIVMDTMNFWMDTALDALKETLALVDVLSINDEEARQLSGEYSLVKAARKIQAMGPRYLIIKKGEHGALLFGEGQIFFAPALPLEEVFDPTGAGDTFAGGFIGYLAQQDKVDFVTMSQAVLKGSAMASFCVEKFGTERLINLSAQDIAAREGEFKKLVQAY; encoded by the coding sequence ATGAGTTTATTAGTAGTAGGGTCGGTAGCCTTTGATGCTATCGAAACACCTTTCGGCAGTACCGACAAAATCATTGGGGGCGCAGCTACTTTCATCAGCCTTTCGGCTTCCTACTTTGTCAAGCCCATTCAATTAGTGGCAGTAGTAGGTTATGATTTTCCACAAGCCGACATCGAGCTTTTGCGCAAGCATGGCGTAGATACCGAAGGCTTACAAATCAAGGCGGACGAAAAGTCTTTCTTTTGGAAGGGACGCTACCACAATGATATGAATAGCCGCGATACGCTCATCACAGAGCTAAACGTTTTGGGTTCTTTCGACCCTATCCTACCCGAATCCTACCAAACCTGCGACTATTTGATGTTGGGAAATTTAGCTCCACAGGTACAAAAGACCGTCATCGAACGGCTCAAAAAACGTCCCAAACTTATCGTGATGGATACGATGAATTTTTGGATGGATACGGCATTAGACGCGCTCAAAGAAACCTTAGCCTTAGTAGATGTCCTTTCCATCAACGACGAAGAGGCGCGACAGCTTTCAGGCGAATACTCTTTGGTGAAGGCAGCGCGTAAGATTCAAGCCATGGGACCGCGCTATCTTATCATCAAAAAAGGCGAACATGGGGCTTTGCTTTTCGGCGAAGGGCAAATCTTTTTCGCACCCGCCCTGCCTTTGGAAGAGGTATTTGACCCCACAGGTGCAGGCGATACCTTTGCAGGCGGCTTCATTGGCTATTTGGCACAGCAAGACAAGGTAGATTTTGTTACGATGTCGCAGGCAGTATTGAAAGGTTCGGCAATGGCTTCTTTTTGTGTAGAAAAATTTGGCACAGAAAGGCTCATCAATCTTTCAGCCCAAGATATTGCGGCTCGCGAAGGGGAGTTTAAAAAATTGGTGCAAGCCTACTAA
- a CDS encoding GAF domain-containing protein — MLKLGIWQRIFGGFALLILLILISGIMVVVQLNKNLATTEVNQDVLQPSIEALKEFRVLAGRTLRLTLEHSYFKNEKISKESYQTLQELYSSDYPQQRANLETLAAQWEWRDEQGSVQLDSAFARFDRFIELQKTLLLRLRGRNAQERLLYAQTDEFQQQISQIQVLYDDLEKNLYFLIENNSQTFLIFQKQSLQSVTQLRNQSVLVMLVGLVVGFILAFFLAKSITERLAYISEDIKRLSRGILLTEMRKIDYQDEISEMEEALQRLVKGIRRTSTFAESIGKGSYEIDFEPLGEQDVLGNSLLQMRHNLQEAAHKEAERSWKNEGATLIADILKQNNLSLAQMAERLIQTLVTYLNANQGALFMTTEDDHFLELIACYAWGKKKFISQKLQKGEGLTGQTWKEGGFLYLKEVPEDYIRITSGLGKALPRAVLIMPMQLNGVTYGMIELASFKELEDYEIEFVQNAGENIASMLSIIRNNEINEKLLRESQELAQQMTAQEEEMRQNMEELTATQEEVMRIQRELQLRNQLFETAFFILEANHQKRITFVNTLLLTQLDYESSELLDRSVLPLFSNEIEWQEGLALMENRKLWNASTTILGKGAIEIWVNLFGMATYDMNDNLKGYIFVMVDISLNKMQEEMLVTQSKELIEQRTRTEELVRAQKLTMERLVERHREEMNRLKAQIPPQI, encoded by the coding sequence ATGCTCAAACTTGGCATTTGGCAGCGCATTTTCGGCGGTTTCGCACTCTTGATTTTGCTTATCCTCATTAGTGGGATTATGGTAGTGGTACAATTAAACAAAAATTTGGCTACTACGGAGGTCAATCAGGACGTTCTCCAACCCAGCATCGAGGCTCTGAAAGAGTTTCGCGTATTGGCAGGGCGTACTTTGCGCCTAACTTTGGAGCATAGTTATTTTAAAAACGAAAAAATTAGCAAGGAATCTTACCAAACCCTGCAAGAGCTATACAGCAGCGATTATCCGCAACAGCGTGCCAATCTCGAAACCTTAGCCGCCCAATGGGAATGGCGTGATGAGCAGGGCAGTGTCCAGCTCGATTCTGCCTTTGCACGCTTCGATAGGTTTATCGAATTGCAAAAAACGCTATTGCTACGCCTGCGGGGGCGCAATGCGCAAGAGCGGCTTTTGTATGCCCAAACAGACGAATTTCAGCAGCAAATCAGTCAGATACAAGTTTTATACGACGATTTAGAAAAAAATCTTTATTTTCTGATAGAAAACAATTCACAAACCTTTCTTATCTTTCAGAAACAGAGCCTGCAAAGTGTTACACAACTGCGCAATCAATCGGTCTTGGTGATGCTTGTGGGCTTGGTAGTAGGTTTTATTTTGGCTTTCTTTTTGGCAAAATCTATTACAGAACGTTTGGCATACATCAGCGAGGACATCAAGCGTTTGAGCAGGGGAATTTTGCTTACCGAAATGCGTAAAATAGACTACCAAGACGAAATTTCGGAAATGGAAGAGGCTTTGCAACGGTTAGTAAAGGGCATCAGACGCACCTCGACTTTTGCCGAAAGTATCGGAAAGGGCAGCTATGAAATAGACTTCGAGCCTTTGGGCGAACAAGATGTGTTGGGAAATTCCCTTTTGCAAATGCGCCACAACCTACAAGAAGCCGCCCACAAAGAAGCCGAGCGAAGCTGGAAAAATGAGGGTGCAACTCTCATTGCCGACATCCTCAAACAAAACAACCTTTCACTGGCACAGATGGCAGAGCGGCTTATCCAAACGCTGGTTACTTATCTGAACGCCAATCAGGGCGCACTTTTTATGACAACCGAAGACGACCATTTTTTAGAACTTATCGCCTGTTATGCTTGGGGAAAAAAGAAATTTATTTCCCAAAAACTACAAAAAGGCGAAGGTCTTACGGGGCAGACATGGAAAGAAGGGGGCTTTTTGTACCTCAAAGAAGTACCCGAAGACTACATTCGCATTACCTCTGGCTTGGGAAAAGCTCTGCCGCGAGCCGTCTTGATTATGCCCATGCAACTCAATGGCGTTACTTATGGTATGATTGAACTTGCTTCTTTCAAAGAGTTAGAAGACTACGAAATTGAATTTGTACAAAATGCAGGTGAAAATATCGCCTCTATGCTTTCCATCATTCGCAACAACGAAATAAACGAAAAGTTGCTACGCGAGTCGCAAGAATTGGCGCAACAAATGACAGCACAAGAGGAGGAGATGCGCCAAAACATGGAAGAGCTTACCGCTACCCAAGAGGAGGTCATGCGTATTCAGCGCGAATTGCAGCTTCGCAATCAACTCTTCGAAACGGCATTTTTTATTTTAGAGGCAAACCACCAAAAACGCATCACCTTTGTCAATACCCTACTGCTTACCCAATTAGACTATGAAAGTAGCGAACTTTTAGACCGTTCTGTTCTGCCGCTTTTCAGCAACGAAATCGAGTGGCAGGAAGGGTTAGCTTTGATGGAAAACCGCAAACTTTGGAACGCTTCCACTACCATTTTAGGAAAGGGCGCGATAGAAATTTGGGTCAATCTCTTTGGTATGGCTACTTATGATATGAACGATAATCTAAAAGGCTACATCTTTGTAATGGTTGATATTTCGCTCAATAAAATGCAGGAAGAGATGCTTGTTACGCAAAGCAAAGAGCTAATTGAGCAGCGCACACGTACCGAGGAGCTTGTTAGGGCGCAAAAACTCACGATGGAGCGTTTGGTAGAAAGACACAGAGAGGAGATGAACCGCTTGAAGGCGCAAATTCCACCTCAAATCTAA
- a CDS encoding NifU family protein, which yields MNPLEQGFDAALLQRIETALDTVRPYLLADGGNVQVLELTPEGTLRLEMIGACGSCPASPMTLKAGIEQAIFSAVPEVKKVEAVNVSFDQLLQR from the coding sequence ATGAACCCACTCGAACAAGGATTTGATGCGGCTCTTTTGCAGCGCATAGAAACCGCCCTCGATACCGTCCGCCCTTATCTTTTGGCAGATGGTGGCAATGTGCAGGTATTGGAACTTACGCCCGAAGGCACTTTACGGCTCGAAATGATAGGGGCTTGTGGCTCTTGCCCTGCCTCTCCCATGACTTTGAAGGCAGGCATCGAGCAGGCTATTTTCAGTGCCGTACCCGAAGTAAAGAAGGTAGAAGCGGTCAATGTGTCCTTCGACCAACTCCTTCAACGTTAG